The following are encoded together in the Buteo buteo chromosome 2, bButBut1.hap1.1, whole genome shotgun sequence genome:
- the C1QL3 gene encoding complement C1q-like protein 3 yields MVLLLVILIPVLVSSAGTSAHYEMLGTCRMVCDPYGGTKAPSTAATPDRGLMQSLPTFIQGPKGEAGRPGKAGPRGPPGEPGPPGPVGPPGEKGEPGRQGLPGPPGAPGLNAAGAISAATYSTVPKIAFYAGLKRQHEGYEVLKFDDVVTNLGNHYDPTTGKFTCSIPGIYFFTYHVLMRGGDGTSMWADLCKNNQVRASAIAQDADQNYDYASNSVVLHLEPGDEVYIKLDGGKAHGGNNNKYSTFSGFIIYAD; encoded by the exons atggtgctgctgctggtcatCCTCATCCCGGTGCTGGTCAGCTCGGCCGGCACCTCGGCGCACTACGAGATGCTGGGCACCTGCCGCATGGTCTGCGACCCCTACGGCGGCACCAAGGCGCCCAGCACGGCGGCCACGCCCGACCGCGGCCTCATGCAGTCCCTGCCCACCTTCATCCAGGGGCCCAAGGGGgaggccggccggccgggcAAAGCGGGGCCCCGCGGCCCGCCGGGAGagccggggccgcccggcccggtgGGCCCGCCCGGCGAGAAGGGCGAGCCGGGGCGGCAGGGCCTGCCGGGCCCCCCCGGGGCGCCGGGGCTGAACGCGGCGGGGGCCATCAGCGCCGCCACCTACAGCACCGTCCCCAAGATCGCCTTCTACGCCGGCCTCAAGCGGCAGCACGAGGGCTACGAGGTGCTCAAGTTCGACGACGTGGTCACCAACCTGGGCAACCACTACGACCCCACCACCGGCAAGTTCACCTGCTCCATCCCCGGCATCTACTTCTTCACCTACCATGTGCTCATGCGGGGCGGCGACGGCACCAGCATGTGGGCCGACCTCTGCAAGAACAACCAG GTTCGAGCTAGTGCGATTGCTCAGGATGCTGATCAGAACTACGACTATGCCAGTAACAGTGTGGTTCTTCATTTGGAGCCAGGAGACGAAGTTTACATTAAATTAGATGGAGGAAAAGCACATGgaggaaacaacaacaaatacaGCACATTTTCTGGATTTATTATTTATGCCGACTGA
- the PTER gene encoding N-acetyltaurine hydrolase isoform X1 gives MPFLRGKAHTVLGPVEPDCIGYTLTHEHLTMNYSGCYCPPSPGQEHLSDAPIEMKNLFWIKQNPYSHKENLLLYQETDAVKEELLHFKAAGGGTIVENTTTGIGRDMNTLKKLAEETGVHIIAGAGFYVDSSHSSQTQAMTVEQLTGIIVDEILNGADGTNIKCGVVGEIGCSWPLTQSEHRVLQATAQAQTQLGCPVIIHPGRNSGAPFQIIRILQEAGADISKTVMSHLDRTIFDTKELLEFAKLGCYLEYDLFGTEFLHYQFHPDIDMPSDSERVARIRMLIDEGYEDRILIAHDVHTKNRLMKYGGHGYSHILKNIVPKMLIRGISQDKIDKILLANPKRWLTFK, from the exons atgcctttcttGAGAGGCAAAGCGCACACTGTCTTGGGCCCTGTGGAGCCAGACTGCATTGGCTACACATTGACTCATGAACACTTGACTATGAACTACAGCGGCTGCTATTGTCCACCTTCTCCAGGCCAAGAGCATCTGTCTGATGCGCCCATTGAGATGAAGAACTTGTTTTGGATTAAGCAAAATCCCTACAGCCATAAAGAAAACCTTCTTTTGTATCAGGAAACAGATGCTGTGAAGGAGGAGctgttgcattttaaagcagcaggaggtgggacGATTGTGGAAAACACAACCACAGGAATTGGTCGGGATATGAATACTTTGAAGAAACTTGCTGAAGAAACTGGAGTCCATATTATTGCTGGGGCTGGGTTTTATGTGGATTCCTCTCATTCTTCTCAAACACAGGCCATGACAGTGGAGCAG CTTACAGGCATTATTGTTGATGAGATACTCAATGGAGCAGATGGAACTAACATCAAGTGTGGTGTGGTGGGAGAAATAGGTTGCTCCTGGCCTTTGACTCAGAGTGAACACAGAGTGCTTCAGGCAACAGCGCAGGCTCAGACACAGCTTGGGTGCCCCGTTATCATCCATCCTGGCAGGAACAGCGGTGCACCTTTCCAGATTATCCGCATTCTGCAGGAAGCTGGGGCCGATATTTCAAAAACAGTCATGTCTCACCTCGACAG GACTATATTTGATACAAAGGAGCTTCTGGAATTTGCTAAACTTGGATGCTATTTAGAGTATGACCTATTTGGTACAGAATTTCTTCATTACCAGTTCCATCCTGATATTGACATGCCGAGCGACAGTGAAAGAGTTGCAAG GATTCGTATGCTGATCGATGAAGGCTATGAAGACAGAATTCTGATTGCTCATGATGTGCACACTAAGAATAGGTTGATGAAATATGGAGGTCATGGATATTCACATATCCTTAAAAATATAGTTCCTAAAATGCTAATTAGAGGCATATCCCAAGATAAAATTGATAAAATACTCCTAGCAAATCCAAAGCGGTGGTTGACTTTTAAGTAG
- the PTER gene encoding N-acetyltaurine hydrolase isoform X2 translates to MNTLKKLAEETGVHIIAGAGFYVDSSHSSQTQAMTVEQLTGIIVDEILNGADGTNIKCGVVGEIGCSWPLTQSEHRVLQATAQAQTQLGCPVIIHPGRNSGAPFQIIRILQEAGADISKTVMSHLDRTIFDTKELLEFAKLGCYLEYDLFGTEFLHYQFHPDIDMPSDSERVARIRMLIDEGYEDRILIAHDVHTKNRLMKYGGHGYSHILKNIVPKMLIRGISQDKIDKILLANPKRWLTFK, encoded by the exons ATGAATACTTTGAAGAAACTTGCTGAAGAAACTGGAGTCCATATTATTGCTGGGGCTGGGTTTTATGTGGATTCCTCTCATTCTTCTCAAACACAGGCCATGACAGTGGAGCAG CTTACAGGCATTATTGTTGATGAGATACTCAATGGAGCAGATGGAACTAACATCAAGTGTGGTGTGGTGGGAGAAATAGGTTGCTCCTGGCCTTTGACTCAGAGTGAACACAGAGTGCTTCAGGCAACAGCGCAGGCTCAGACACAGCTTGGGTGCCCCGTTATCATCCATCCTGGCAGGAACAGCGGTGCACCTTTCCAGATTATCCGCATTCTGCAGGAAGCTGGGGCCGATATTTCAAAAACAGTCATGTCTCACCTCGACAG GACTATATTTGATACAAAGGAGCTTCTGGAATTTGCTAAACTTGGATGCTATTTAGAGTATGACCTATTTGGTACAGAATTTCTTCATTACCAGTTCCATCCTGATATTGACATGCCGAGCGACAGTGAAAGAGTTGCAAG GATTCGTATGCTGATCGATGAAGGCTATGAAGACAGAATTCTGATTGCTCATGATGTGCACACTAAGAATAGGTTGATGAAATATGGAGGTCATGGATATTCACATATCCTTAAAAATATAGTTCCTAAAATGCTAATTAGAGGCATATCCCAAGATAAAATTGATAAAATACTCCTAGCAAATCCAAAGCGGTGGTTGACTTTTAAGTAG